A window from Chelmon rostratus isolate fCheRos1 chromosome 13, fCheRos1.pri, whole genome shotgun sequence encodes these proteins:
- the ccdc173 gene encoding LOW QUALITY PROTEIN: coiled-coil domain-containing protein 173 (The sequence of the model RefSeq protein was modified relative to this genomic sequence to represent the inferred CDS: substituted 1 base at 1 genomic stop codon): MASVVQHGRRRGSSKRGESXSNRVLADEDSWTIQPPDLRQVTVLTKAEWLRIQDVLNGVNKDKDSMKEAAKQREALHRESEEVVKLWSNTFAGQRQKKLEAKKIQEEIEEEKRKLTDEEEAKYQEQKRKEAIEKAKTQLYYQSDRVRRLHGALLLTEVLKEREAQTELKQRIKSASKDVDKHFLDMVKTKEDKALKEEQEKAHQEKLERQAVAEHLKRQMKENELVREQQKIENKKDGEETQRLQEQHQLEQRKEEERRAKQKRNLMKDHLEHLANMELIRATDAQKQEAEEKQRKLFLSAKQKMVKLQKERVAELQREAQMHREKIMNKLTVTQQQQTVSEEQRIAKAVAEQDARQAQQQQEQEEKKATMMKSITAHREAMRQGKEQRDKTAQRKDRDTLQAKKEADRIFSEKQQLKAQQIKEHRRQLQDFNATQMAEKSARHQQLRREELEFDKKNAELIAEEEIQFQQYSQQVINAAGEAQRNVFPLCKAAREGAEAGLGLVASGVRPRYLVQDRTGAQMPKYVSAVTQNIKELNEVVDIQEAKRRVGFTW; this comes from the exons ATGGCATCGGTGGTTCAGCACGGCCGACGAAGAGGCTCCAGTAAGAGAGGTGAGAGCTAAAGCAACAGAGTTTTAG CTGATGAAGACAGCTGGACTATCCAGCCACCAGACCTCCGACAAGTCACTGTCCTAACCAAGGCTGAATGGCTGAGGATTCAAGATGTATTGAACGGGGTTAATAAAGATAAGGACAGTATGAAAGAGGCggcaaaacagagagaggccCTGCATCGGGAATCAGAAGAGGTGGTGAAACTGTGGTCCAATACTTTTGCT GgccaaaggcaaaaaaaactaGAGGCGAAGAAGATTCAGGAGGAGattgaggaggagaaaaggaaactgACTGATGAAGAAGAGGCCAAATATCAGGAGCAGAAGCGGAAAGAGGCCATCGAAAAAGCCAAAACTCAGCTGTATTATCAAAGTGACCGTGTTAGAAGATTACAT GGTGCACTCTTGTTGACAGAGGTGCTGAAGGAGAGGGAGGCCCAGACTGAACTGAAGCAAAGAATCAAGAGCGCCTCAAAAGATGTGGACAAACACTTCCTGGATATGGTGAAGACTAAAGAGGACAAAGCCTtgaaagaggagcaggagaaggcaCATCAGGAAAAGCTTGAGCGGCAGGCTGTTGCAGAGCACCTGAAACGCCA GATGAAGGAAAATGAGCTGGTGAGAGAGCAACAGAAGATAGAGAACAagaaggatggagaggaaaCCCAGCGTCTTCAGGAGCAGCATCAGTTGGagcaaaggaaggaagaagaaagacgaGCAAAGCAGAAGAGAAACCTTATGAAAGATCACTTG GAACACCTTGCCAACATGGAACTCATAAGAGCAACAGATGCACAAAAACAGGAGGCTGAGGAGAAGCAAAGGaaactttttctctctgcaaaacaaaaaatggtgaAGTTACAAAAAGAAAGAGTAGCAGAATTGCAAAG AGAGGCACAGATGCACAGAGAGAAGATCATGAACAAActgacagtcacacagcagcagcaaactgtCAGTGAGGAGCAGAGGATCGCAAAGGCTGTCGCTGAGCAAGATGCAAGACAggcacaacagcagcaggagcaggaggagaagaaggccACCATGATGAAGTCGATCACTGCACACAGAGAAGCTATG AGACAAGGAAAGGAGCAGAGGGACAAAACAGCACAACGGAAAGACCGAGACACACTTCAAGCCAAGAAAGAGGCTGACAGAATATTTTCTGAGAAACAACAACTGAAGGCTCAGCAGATCAAAGAACATAGAAGACAATTACAAGACTTCAATGCCACACAGATG GCTGAGAAGAGCGCCAGGCACCAGCAGCTGAGAAGGGAGGAACTCGAGTTTGATAAGAAGAACGCAGAACTCATTGCTGAAGAGGAAATCCAGTTTCAGCAGTATTCACAGCAAGTCATCAATGCGGCGGGGGAGGCCCAGCGAAACGTCTTTCCACTTTGCAAAGCTGCAAGGGAGGGGGCTGAAGCAGGCTTAGGTCTCGTTGCTAGTGGAGTCAGACCTCGCTACCTTGTTCAGGACCGTACCGGTGCTCAAATGCCCAAATATGTCTCTGCAGTCACCCAGAACATTAAAGAGCTTAATGAGGTTGTAGACATTCAAGAGGCAAAGAGGAGGGTTGGATTTACATGGTGA